A window from Solea senegalensis isolate Sse05_10M linkage group LG15, IFAPA_SoseM_1, whole genome shotgun sequence encodes these proteins:
- the LOC122782265 gene encoding E3 ubiquitin-protein ligase RNF166 yields MAMFRSFVSASTQFRQQQQQQQTCSGSCSPPAPAEGIESQFSCPICLEVYHKPVSIASCAHTFCGECLQPCLQVTSPLCPLCRVPFDPKKVERSCSVEKQLASYKAPCRGCSKKVALVKMRSHVASCSKVQEQLANCPKFVPVVPTSQPIPSNIPNRSTFVCPFCGARNLDQQELVKHCMDNHRNDPNKVVCPVCSAMPWGDPSYKSSNFLQHLLHRHKFSYDTFVDYSIDEEAALQAALTLSLAEN; encoded by the exons ATGGCGATGTTTCGGAGTTTTGTCTCTGCGAGCACACAGTtccgtcagcagcagcagcagcagcagacctgcaGCGGCTCCTGCTCACCGCCTGCCCCCGCAGAGGGCATCGAGAGCCAGTTTTCATGTCCCATCTGCCTGGAGGTTTACCACAAACCCGTCAGCATCGCCAGCTGTGCTCACAC GTTCTGTGGGGAGTGTCTGCAGCCTTGTCTTCAGGTGACCTCACCCCTCTGCCCACTCTGTCGTGTGCCATTTGACCCCAAAAAAGTGGAGCGCTCCTGCAGTGTGGAGAAGCAGCTGGCCTCATACAAAGCTCCCTGCAGGGGCTGTAGCAAAAAG GTGgctctggtgaagatgaggtcccACGTTGCATCCTGTTCTAAAGTACAGGAGCAGCTAGCCAACTGTCCCAAGTTTGTCCCTGTGGTGCCCACCTCTCAACCGATACCAAG caATATTCCAAACCGGTCCACATTTGTGTGTCCATTCTGTGGAGCCAGAAACTTGGACCAGCAGGAACTGGTGAAGCACTGTATGGACAACCACCGTAATGACCCTAATAAAGTG GTGTGTCCAGTGTGTTCAGCCATGCCGTGGGGAGACCCCAGCTACAAGAGCTCCAACTTTCTCCAGCATCTCCTCCACAGACACAAGTTCTCTTATGACACCTTTGTT gACTACAGCATTGATGAAGAGGCAGCACTGCAGGCAGCTCTTACACTGTCACTGGCTGAGAACTGA